The following are encoded together in the Macadamia integrifolia cultivar HAES 741 chromosome 10, SCU_Mint_v3, whole genome shotgun sequence genome:
- the LOC122090870 gene encoding cyclin-D3-1-like has product MAPSFDCSTSDLLCAEDNNSIISFADFGGDGFRGFCVGDAWLTQNHRTLNQNQSFHGWEFSIVFPSQTEECLSLMVDKECQHLPRNDYLKRLRSGELDMGLRGEAVDWIRKVHAYYRFGPLSAYLSINYLDRFLSSYELPRGKSWMMQLLAVTCLSLAAKMEERVVPLSLDLQIGDSKFVFEARTIKRMELLVLSTLGWRMQAVTPFSYIDNFLRKINDDQLPPKMSISRAIQLILSTIKGIDFLDFRPSEVAAAVAISVFSENRTVDIDKAVSCFIHVKKERVLKCLELFQDVSVPSASAPSIPQSPIGVLDAAACLSYKTDETVRSCANASHTTPDAKRRKLNRPSEVES; this is encoded by the exons ATGGCACCCAGTTTTGATTGTTCAACCTCTGACCTTCTCTGTGCAGAAGACAACAACAGTATCATATCGTTTGCAGATTTTGGGGGTGATGGGTTTAGGGGGTTTTGTGTCGGTGATGCTTGGCTTACGCAGAACCATCGGACATTAAATCAAAACCAGAGCTTTCATGGTTGGGAGTTCTCGATTGTATTCCCATCCCAAACAGAGGAGTGTTTAAGTTTGATGGTTGACAAGGAATGCCAGCATTTGCCCAGAAATGATTATTTGAAGAGGTTGCGGAGTGGGGAGTTGGATATGGGGCTTAGAGGAGAGGCTGTCGATTGGATTAGGAAG GTTCATGCCTATTACAGATTTGGACCTCTGAGTGCCTATCTATCAATAAATTATTTGGATCGGTTCCTTTCATCCTATGAACTTCCT AGAGGGAAATCTTGGATGATGCAGTTGTTGGCTGTGACATGTTTATCTTTGGCAGCCAAAATGGAGGAGAGAGTAGTGCCTCTGTCTCTAGATTTACAG ATCGGGGATTCCAAATTTGTCTTTGAAGCTAGAACGATCAAGAGAATGGAACTTCTTGTGTTGAGTACATTGGGGTGGAGAATGCAAGCCGTAACTCCTTTCTCCTACATAGACAATTTCCTTCGTAAGATCAACGATGATCAACTCCCGCCGAAAATGTCAATCTCTCGAGCGATTCAATTAATCTTAAGCACAATTAAAG GGATTGACTTCTTAGATTTCAGACCATCAGaggttgcagcagcagtggcTATATCTGTATTCTCAGAAAACAGAACAGTGGACATTGATAAGGCTGTATCTTGTTTCATACATGTTAAAAAG GAGAGAGTGTTGAAGTGTCTTGAACTATTCCAGGATGTATCAGTTCCAAGTGCCTCAGCTCCATCAATTCCCCAGAGCCCAATTGGGGTGCTGGATGCTGCTGCATGCTTGAGTTATAAAACAGATGAAACAGTTAGGTCATGTGCAAATGCTTCTCATACTACTCCAGATGCTAAGAGGAGGAAACTGAACAGACCATCTGAAGTGGAGTCATGA